One Lactobacillus sp. ESL0785 DNA window includes the following coding sequences:
- a CDS encoding nitroreductase family protein, translating into MKDNVVNNDFKDVVFNRQSVRKFDPTVKITHEEFTKMIEETTSAPSACNLQAWHFVIVDTPEGKEKLKSYFMKFNLPQVETCSAMVLLFGDTEAYKSYRDLWTKAYHNGQIDKAKLDEVFNTFLPLYESANYETLVMDATVDTTLAAMQFMLIARSHGYETNPIGGYNTKKAAEIWGLDSKRFIPVMAIAIGKREAGAKPEVKSVRYPVEQVYQFA; encoded by the coding sequence ATGAAAGATAATGTTGTAAATAATGATTTTAAAGATGTTGTTTTTAATCGACAATCAGTTAGAAAATTTGATCCAACAGTTAAAATAACCCATGAAGAATTCACAAAAATGATTGAAGAAACAACCAGTGCTCCTTCGGCATGTAATTTGCAAGCATGGCATTTTGTAATTGTTGATACGCCTGAAGGTAAAGAAAAGCTAAAAAGCTATTTTATGAAGTTTAATTTACCGCAAGTTGAGACTTGTTCAGCGATGGTATTATTGTTTGGTGATACAGAAGCCTATAAATCATATCGTGATTTATGGACTAAGGCATATCATAATGGACAAATTGATAAAGCTAAATTAGATGAAGTATTTAATACATTTTTACCGTTATATGAAAGTGCCAATTATGAAACTCTAGTAATGGACGCAACTGTTGATACAACTCTAGCTGCAATGCAGTTTATGCTAATTGCTCGCAGTCATGGTTATGAAACAAATCCAATTGGTGGCTATAATACTAAAAAGGCCGCAGAAATCTGGGGCTTAGATTCTAAAAGGTTTATTCCAGTAATGGCAATTGCTATTGGTAAAAGAGAAGCTGGTGCCAAACCGGAAGTAAAGTCTGTTAGATATCCAGTTGAGCAGGTTTATCAATTTGCATAA
- a CDS encoding aggregation promoting factor surface protein — MNTLKEIKSFILKLIAALTLACSFATIIQVTTTNTSTTTTVQAAYKLSKKERAARHWIVMHESGGNYYARNGACYGKYQLNLGYLHGDYSKKNQDQTANNYVYGRYGSWVNAKIFWQAHHWY, encoded by the coding sequence ATGAATACATTGAAAGAAATTAAATCTTTTATATTAAAATTAATCGCAGCACTTACCCTTGCTTGTAGCTTCGCTACGATTATTCAAGTAACTACCACAAATACTTCAACTACAACAACCGTTCAAGCAGCTTATAAATTATCTAAGAAAGAACGCGCAGCTAGACATTGGATCGTAATGCATGAATCTGGCGGTAATTATTATGCACGTAATGGCGCTTGTTACGGCAAATACCAATTAAATCTTGGCTACCTACATGGTGACTACTCTAAAAAGAATCAAGATCAAACAGCTAACAATTATGTTTACGGGCGCTATGGTTCATGGGTTAACGCTAAGATCTTTTGGCAAGCTCATCATTGGTATTAA
- a CDS encoding M1 family metallopeptidase, giving the protein MSVKHFYETFHPEHYDLFIDIDREKKVITGIATITGEALEKTIFVNQKYMTIAAVTENGKDVPFSVDDEKEAIEIDLGKVGTITVAIKYSAPLTDTMMGIYPSYYMLDGVKKQIIGTQFETTAARQAFPCVDEPEAKATFTLALKYDEHEGETTIANMPEVKVENGIHYFEKSVRMSSYLVAFAFGELQSKLTETKDGVKVGVFATKAHKAKELDFALDIAKRAIEFYEEFYQTKYPLPHSWQLALPDFSAGAMENWGLVTYREAAILLDPDNATVEQKGYVASVITHELAHQWFGDLVTMKWWDDLWLNESFANMMMYLSVDAMEPSWHVWDNMYQVGEVPLALNRDATDGVQSVHVNVEHPADIDAIFDSAIVYAKGSRMLVMVRKLLGDDALRKGLKYYFDQHQFGNATGDDLWAALSTVTDLDIGKIMHTWLDQPGYPVVNARVANNGHLLVSQKQFFVGTGKDVGRTWAIPLNANFTAPQIMTEQEIDLGEYKKLRTAAGHALRLNVGNSSHFIVNYDETLMADIMKEIADLQPVDELQLLQDLGLLAEGKQISYAEIVPLLPKFAASRSNIVINALYNSARQLRKFVTPDSVEEKKLKSFFNRLSEKQIARLGWKVKKDDTAEDLQMRPMELSAALYAENSAVIKAGHQIFAEHQNNLAAIEASIRPYILSNEVKNYHQPGLVARLIKEYQNVVDPYYKNDLLSAVTSTQDEAEIKQIIADFENADVIKPQDLRSWYYNILANHQGEQAAWDWLRTDWSWLEKTVGGDMEFTSYITVTARVFHTPERLAEFKTFFTPKVNQPGMGREIKMDTKVIATKADLVAAEKAAVNQAIAQA; this is encoded by the coding sequence ATGTCAGTAAAACATTTTTATGAAACTTTTCACCCAGAACATTATGACTTATTCATTGATATTGACCGTGAAAAGAAAGTAATTACTGGTATAGCAACAATTACTGGTGAAGCACTTGAAAAAACAATTTTTGTTAATCAAAAATATATGACAATTGCAGCAGTTACAGAAAATGGAAAGGATGTTCCGTTTTCAGTTGATGATGAAAAAGAAGCAATTGAAATTGACTTAGGTAAGGTAGGCACGATAACGGTTGCGATTAAATATAGTGCACCGCTAACTGATACTATGATGGGAATTTATCCATCATATTACATGCTTGATGGCGTGAAGAAGCAAATTATCGGGACGCAATTTGAAACAACTGCTGCTAGACAAGCCTTTCCGTGTGTTGATGAGCCAGAGGCTAAAGCAACATTTACCTTGGCGCTTAAATACGATGAGCATGAAGGCGAAACTACGATTGCTAATATGCCAGAAGTTAAGGTTGAAAATGGTATCCACTACTTTGAAAAATCAGTGAGAATGTCTAGTTACCTAGTTGCTTTTGCTTTTGGTGAATTGCAATCTAAGTTAACTGAAACTAAAGATGGCGTTAAAGTTGGTGTGTTTGCTACTAAGGCGCATAAGGCTAAAGAGTTAGATTTTGCTTTGGATATTGCTAAGCGTGCAATTGAATTTTATGAAGAATTTTATCAAACTAAATATCCGTTACCACATTCATGGCAATTAGCCTTGCCAGACTTCTCTGCTGGTGCAATGGAAAACTGGGGTTTAGTTACTTACCGTGAAGCTGCTATTTTGCTTGATCCAGATAATGCGACTGTTGAACAAAAGGGTTACGTTGCTAGTGTTATTACTCATGAGTTAGCTCACCAATGGTTTGGCGATTTAGTTACCATGAAATGGTGGGATGATCTGTGGCTCAATGAAAGTTTTGCCAATATGATGATGTATTTATCAGTTGATGCCATGGAGCCTAGCTGGCATGTTTGGGATAATATGTATCAAGTAGGTGAAGTTCCGCTAGCCTTGAATCGTGATGCGACTGATGGTGTTCAGTCAGTTCACGTTAATGTGGAACATCCGGCTGATATCGATGCTATTTTTGATAGTGCGATTGTTTATGCTAAGGGTTCAAGAATGCTGGTCATGGTACGTAAATTGTTGGGAGACGATGCTTTGCGTAAAGGCCTTAAGTATTACTTTGACCAGCATCAATTTGGCAATGCGACAGGTGATGACCTGTGGGCTGCTCTATCAACGGTAACTGATTTAGATATTGGTAAGATTATGCACACTTGGCTTGATCAACCAGGGTACCCAGTTGTTAATGCTCGCGTTGCTAACAATGGTCACTTATTGGTAAGTCAAAAGCAGTTCTTCGTTGGTACAGGTAAAGATGTCGGTCGCACATGGGCAATTCCGTTGAATGCCAATTTTACTGCACCACAAATTATGACTGAACAAGAAATTGATTTGGGCGAATATAAGAAACTGCGTACTGCAGCTGGTCATGCTTTACGCTTGAATGTCGGCAATAGTTCACACTTCATTGTTAATTATGATGAAACTTTAATGGCTGATATTATGAAGGAAATAGCTGACTTGCAGCCAGTTGATGAATTACAGCTATTGCAAGATTTGGGCTTACTAGCAGAAGGCAAGCAGATTTCTTATGCTGAAATTGTGCCACTGTTGCCAAAATTTGCTGCATCACGGTCAAATATTGTAATTAACGCTTTATATAATTCAGCAAGACAATTACGGAAATTTGTTACCCCCGATTCAGTGGAAGAAAAGAAATTAAAGTCCTTCTTTAATAGACTGTCAGAAAAGCAAATCGCGCGTTTAGGCTGGAAAGTTAAAAAAGATGATACAGCTGAAGATTTGCAGATGCGGCCAATGGAATTATCTGCTGCACTGTATGCGGAAAATTCTGCTGTAATCAAAGCTGGACATCAGATTTTTGCAGAACACCAAAATAATTTAGCAGCAATTGAAGCATCAATTCGACCTTACATTTTGAGTAATGAAGTGAAAAATTATCATCAACCTGGTTTAGTTGCACGTCTGATCAAAGAATATCAGAATGTTGTTGATCCCTATTACAAAAATGATTTACTGTCTGCTGTTACGAGCACCCAAGATGAGGCTGAGATTAAACAAATTATTGCTGACTTTGAGAATGCAGATGTTATTAAGCCGCAGGACTTACGTTCATGGTATTACAATATTTTGGCAAATCATCAAGGTGAGCAGGCAGCTTGGGATTGGTTACGCACTGATTGGTCATGGTTAGAAAAGACGGTTGGTGGCGATATGGAATTTACTAGTTATATTACGGTAACTGCTAGAGTTTTCCATACGCCAGAACGTTTAGCTGAATTTAAGACTTTCTTCACACCGAAAGTTAATCAACCCGGAATGGGTCGTGAAATTAAGATGGATACTAAGGTGATTGCAACTAAGGCTGACTTAGTTGCAGCTGAAAAGGCTGCTGTTAACCAAGCAATCGCACAAGCTTAA
- a CDS encoding peptide MFS transporter, producing MKNKNYDTAFFGQPKGLSTLFFTEMWERFSYYGMRAILLFYMYYAVTKGGLGMNQTLAASVMSIYGSLVYLSNIVGGWLSDRVWGPRKTVFIGGVLIMFGHIVLSLPMGLAALYLSIALIVVGTGLLKPNVSDMVGGLYSEKDRRRDAGFSMFVFGINLGSAISPILVPWAANGFGMNLFGNEMNFHAGFSLAAIGMFFGLMQYYFGGKKYLSNDSLLPTDPIDHDSLIKVMQKSVVAIIVLAVLLVIMAACGQLNLANIILLITIVAILLPIYLFAVMLRSKKVTKIEHSRVLAYIPLFIAAAVFWGIEESGSVVLALFAQERTVLHIGSWHFAAANFQTLNPLFIMILTPFFVWLWSHWKKQPSAAGKFSWGLIFAGLSYVLMAIPGLLYGTAGRVSPFWLVGSWFIVEIGEMLISPIGLSVTTKLAPAAYSSQMMSMWFLADAAGQAVNSQIVKYFSPATEIQYFLIIGGVSIILGFLMFFLVKKIDDLMAGVH from the coding sequence ATGAAAAATAAAAATTACGATACAGCATTTTTTGGGCAACCTAAAGGGTTGTCAACTCTGTTTTTTACTGAAATGTGGGAACGATTTAGTTATTACGGTATGCGGGCAATTTTATTGTTCTACATGTATTATGCAGTAACTAAGGGTGGTCTCGGGATGAACCAAACTTTGGCAGCTTCGGTAATGTCAATTTATGGTTCACTTGTTTATTTATCAAATATTGTCGGCGGTTGGTTGTCAGACCGTGTGTGGGGACCACGCAAGACAGTCTTTATCGGCGGCGTTCTAATCATGTTTGGTCATATTGTCTTGTCGCTGCCAATGGGTTTAGCGGCTTTGTATTTGTCAATCGCCTTAATTGTTGTTGGGACTGGCTTGTTGAAACCAAATGTATCTGACATGGTTGGTGGCCTTTATTCAGAAAAAGATCGGCGGCGTGATGCTGGCTTTAGTATGTTTGTCTTTGGGATCAATTTAGGTTCAGCAATTTCACCAATTTTGGTTCCATGGGCAGCTAATGGCTTTGGCATGAATTTATTTGGCAATGAAATGAACTTCCATGCTGGCTTTTCACTTGCCGCAATTGGGATGTTCTTTGGCTTAATGCAGTATTATTTTGGCGGGAAAAAATATCTGTCAAATGATAGTCTGCTGCCAACTGATCCAATTGATCATGATAGCTTAATTAAAGTTATGCAAAAGTCAGTTGTAGCAATTATTGTCTTAGCAGTTTTGCTTGTGATTATGGCAGCTTGTGGGCAATTGAATTTGGCTAATATTATTTTGCTGATTACAATTGTAGCGATCTTGCTGCCAATTTATCTATTTGCAGTAATGTTGCGCAGTAAAAAAGTTACAAAAATTGAACATTCGCGGGTACTTGCTTATATACCACTCTTTATTGCAGCAGCAGTTTTCTGGGGAATTGAAGAATCAGGATCAGTTGTTCTGGCCTTATTTGCTCAAGAACGGACTGTATTGCATATTGGCAGTTGGCACTTTGCGGCAGCTAATTTTCAAACACTGAATCCATTGTTTATTATGATTTTAACGCCATTCTTTGTTTGGTTGTGGAGTCATTGGAAGAAGCAGCCAAGTGCTGCTGGTAAGTTCTCTTGGGGATTAATTTTTGCGGGATTATCTTATGTCTTAATGGCAATTCCAGGGCTGCTTTATGGTACAGCTGGTCGCGTTAGTCCATTTTGGCTTGTTGGTTCATGGTTTATCGTTGAAATTGGGGAAATGTTGATTTCACCAATTGGTTTATCAGTAACGACTAAATTGGCTCCGGCTGCTTATAGTTCACAAATGATGAGTATGTGGTTCTTAGCTGATGCTGCTGGTCAGGCGGTTAATTCACAGATTGTTAAGTACTTTTCACCAGCAACGGAAATTCAATATTTCTTAATTATTGGTGGTGTAAGTATTATCTTGGGCTTCTTGATGTTCTTCTTAGTTAAGAAAATTGACGACTTAATGGCTGGCGTTCATTAG
- a CDS encoding L,D-transpeptidase family protein — MQSRKNFKKHNNRNTIYLVIIGIILILAIIFGVVLYNNHVESERRAQEFATTHFNPNVSIYGVKVGSLTVSKATNKINAHANNIVSLENGKVAVERDPSLNTINQATVATYFKKQHTTMPNKHNYNYNFQKLDAANKKLESISTAVINYRLSGKTYRLSARKLINELTYKQGKYSFTNVENLVTKLNQINTSAATLHKSYQFKVPGSKKSNGNKITVKNQSYGWGVYIKKAQNAVEQAFLNGTKTLNGKNHLYGLGYSTYGLGYGKSNHGIGSNYVVVSLKNQELWIIRKNKLAVHLTDVVTGTKDGGKGNRTPQGVWYIQYKQSPATLRGRNDDGSKYASKVKYWMPFTLSGCGLHDASWRTDWSKHAYLRGGSHGCVNIKPSEISLVWHNVIKNEPVIVYN, encoded by the coding sequence ATGCAATCAAGAAAAAATTTTAAAAAACACAATAATCGAAATACCATCTACTTGGTTATTATCGGTATTATTTTAATTTTGGCAATTATTTTCGGTGTGGTACTATACAATAACCATGTCGAATCAGAGCGCCGAGCACAAGAATTCGCAACCACTCACTTTAATCCAAATGTCAGTATTTATGGCGTTAAAGTTGGCAGCTTAACTGTTTCCAAAGCTACGAATAAAATTAACGCGCACGCCAATAATATTGTATCTTTAGAAAATGGCAAAGTTGCAGTTGAACGTGATCCTAGTCTTAATACAATTAATCAAGCAACTGTTGCAACTTATTTTAAAAAGCAGCACACAACAATGCCCAACAAGCATAACTACAATTACAATTTTCAAAAATTGGATGCTGCAAACAAAAAATTGGAAAGCATCAGTACGGCTGTAATTAATTACCGACTCAGCGGCAAAACTTATCGCTTATCTGCACGTAAGTTAATTAATGAACTGACCTACAAGCAAGGCAAATATTCGTTTACTAACGTTGAAAATTTGGTTACTAAATTAAATCAAATTAATACTTCAGCTGCTACCTTACACAAGAGTTACCAGTTCAAAGTGCCTGGCAGTAAAAAGAGTAACGGCAACAAAATTACAGTTAAAAACCAAAGTTATGGCTGGGGTGTCTATATCAAAAAAGCTCAAAATGCCGTAGAACAAGCTTTCTTAAATGGAACCAAAACACTTAATGGTAAAAATCATCTCTACGGTCTTGGCTACAGTACCTATGGCTTAGGTTACGGTAAGAGTAATCACGGAATTGGCAGTAATTACGTTGTTGTTTCGCTCAAAAATCAGGAATTATGGATTATTCGAAAAAACAAACTAGCCGTTCATTTAACTGATGTAGTTACTGGAACTAAAGATGGCGGTAAAGGCAATCGGACACCACAAGGCGTATGGTATATTCAGTATAAGCAATCACCTGCTACCTTGCGGGGCCGTAACGACGATGGTTCCAAATATGCATCTAAAGTTAAGTATTGGATGCCATTTACTTTAAGCGGGTGTGGGCTACACGATGCCAGCTGGCGAACTGACTGGAGCAAACATGCATACCTGCGCGGCGGTTCACACGGCTGCGTTAATATCAAGCCAAGTGAAATCAGCTTGGTTTGGCACAATGTTATTAAGAATGAACCTGTCATTGTTTATAATTAA
- a CDS encoding DUF4931 domain-containing protein, producing the protein MENEPLVFELSVAKGKPHSYRKTDLKPSCPFCAPDKLTNIYQKRGAMIWLRNKFPTLRDTKQTVLIESDNHYGDLANYTVSYNRTLLRFALACFRRMQTSGDFRSVLWYKNYGPNSGGSLMHPHMQIVGLNQIDGYQNITAQNFTGITVFNQKVVEVNIATFPVQGYEEININLLELTAIDLWADWIRSGVRYLLNVMFNGHCDSYNLFFYPRQDGGICAKLIARIAAPAYFVGYKLSQVNDEKTLQDEATRLRHFFAKGSKLE; encoded by the coding sequence ATGGAAAATGAGCCGCTTGTTTTTGAATTAAGTGTAGCTAAAGGCAAGCCGCACTCATATCGAAAAACAGATTTGAAACCTAGCTGCCCTTTTTGTGCGCCTGATAAATTAACCAACATTTATCAGAAACGCGGGGCTATGATTTGGCTACGCAATAAATTTCCAACATTGCGCGATACAAAGCAGACGGTCTTAATTGAGTCAGACAACCACTATGGCGACCTTGCTAATTACACTGTCAGTTATAACCGAACGTTATTACGTTTTGCTTTGGCCTGCTTTAGGCGAATGCAGACTAGTGGCGATTTTCGCTCAGTATTATGGTATAAAAATTACGGTCCAAATTCTGGTGGTTCGTTGATGCATCCGCACATGCAGATTGTTGGTTTAAATCAGATAGACGGTTATCAAAATATTACTGCACAAAATTTTACAGGAATTACTGTCTTTAATCAAAAGGTTGTCGAGGTTAATATTGCAACTTTTCCCGTACAGGGTTATGAAGAAATAAATATTAATCTGTTAGAATTAACGGCAATTGATTTGTGGGCTGATTGGATTCGGAGTGGTGTTAGGTATCTGCTTAATGTGATGTTTAATGGTCACTGTGATTCCTATAATTTGTTTTTTTATCCGCGACAAGATGGTGGAATTTGTGCCAAGTTGATTGCTCGAATTGCGGCACCTGCATATTTTGTGGGATATAAGCTATCGCAAGTTAATGATGAAAAAACACTGCAGGATGAAGCAACACGCTTGCGCCATTTTTTTGCGAAAGGATCAAAATTAGAATAA
- a CDS encoding alpha/beta hydrolase, with product MKRKNLLQLGIGLIGGEWLQHKWGYSLSSAVIEQALRVIKPFPEVTAAKYQQALIENKAPFKLPDFAAKMGFRLWSKYSDTYCLNKYATARGRVVFYLHGGGFWQQPTYFHYAFLVKLARHLQAQIIMPIYPKIPTYNVFETEPMVLHTYQQLLETGVKPNQIVLMGDSAGGGLSLVLLEQLQKLHYQQPRQAILFSPWLDVQTNNPKMTMIQRYDHLLTAADLQLRGRLYAGKLKTDNPLVSPLYGNLTGLAPLYVFSGTHDILHVDAQRLQHRALIQKLPLQVFTYPKMAHDFVLYPIPEARLVLNQVVEIVTA from the coding sequence ATGAAAAGAAAAAACTTACTCCAATTGGGCATAGGATTAATTGGTGGCGAGTGGCTGCAGCATAAGTGGGGTTACAGTCTTTCGAGTGCAGTGATTGAACAAGCGTTACGAGTAATTAAGCCTTTCCCAGAGGTAACTGCAGCTAAGTATCAGCAAGCATTAATAGAAAACAAAGCACCATTTAAACTGCCAGATTTTGCTGCCAAGATGGGCTTTCGGTTGTGGTCAAAGTATAGCGATACTTATTGCTTGAATAAGTATGCAACAGCGCGGGGACGAGTTGTCTTTTATTTACATGGTGGTGGTTTTTGGCAGCAACCGACTTACTTTCATTATGCTTTTTTGGTTAAGCTAGCTCGCCATTTGCAAGCACAAATTATTATGCCGATTTATCCTAAAATTCCGACATATAATGTTTTTGAAACTGAACCTATGGTATTGCATACTTACCAACAGCTGCTAGAAACGGGAGTTAAACCTAATCAAATTGTATTAATGGGTGATTCTGCTGGCGGCGGGTTAAGTCTAGTTTTACTTGAGCAGCTGCAAAAACTGCACTATCAACAACCACGGCAGGCAATTCTGTTTTCACCGTGGCTTGATGTTCAAACTAACAATCCGAAGATGACGATGATTCAGCGCTATGATCATTTGCTAACAGCGGCGGATTTGCAGTTGCGCGGCCGTCTGTATGCTGGCAAGTTAAAAACAGATAATCCGTTAGTTAGCCCACTCTATGGTAATTTAACCGGCTTAGCACCGCTTTACGTTTTTAGTGGGACACATGACATTCTCCATGTTGATGCTCAAAGGCTGCAGCACCGAGCATTAATTCAAAAGTTGCCGCTGCAAGTTTTTACTTATCCCAAAATGGCGCATGATTTTGTTTTGTATCCAATTCCGGAAGCACGATTAGTCTTGAATCAAGTTGTTGAAATTGTTACTGCTTAA
- a CDS encoding ECF transporter S component: MHRKQTQKMAITALFVAIFLLQTFVPNIGYIRILPTLPAITTVPLTVAVYSLLMGPKAGTLFGLFWGLLRLFQAYTQPGDIVSLMLFQNVFISLVPSILAGLFSGLLGRAFQNKSGKTREFGYFLAGAVTSLTNTVMVILLTSVIFAGNAKLVAHLGNFAPSTPLIMILIVALGLNGVIETVFTAVVTPLIETPLQKAMKKLR; this comes from the coding sequence ATGCACAGAAAACAAACGCAAAAGATGGCGATTACGGCTTTATTCGTAGCCATCTTTTTACTGCAAACATTTGTACCCAATATTGGCTACATTCGAATTCTACCGACATTACCTGCAATTACAACAGTTCCATTGACGGTTGCTGTTTATTCCTTGTTAATGGGACCAAAGGCGGGGACATTATTTGGCCTCTTTTGGGGATTGCTACGCTTATTTCAAGCATATACTCAGCCGGGTGACATTGTTAGTTTGATGCTGTTTCAGAATGTGTTTATTTCGCTTGTGCCAAGTATCTTAGCTGGATTATTTTCTGGTCTTCTTGGTCGTGCGTTTCAGAATAAGTCAGGCAAGACACGCGAGTTTGGTTATTTCTTAGCTGGGGCAGTTACTTCGTTAACTAATACCGTCATGGTGATTTTATTGACTAGTGTTATTTTTGCGGGTAATGCTAAATTGGTCGCACATTTAGGGAATTTTGCGCCAAGTACGCCATTAATTATGATTTTAATTGTGGCCTTGGGACTGAATGGTGTAATTGAAACTGTTTTTACGGCGGTTGTAACGCCGCTAATTGAAACACCATTGCAGAAGGCAATGAAAAAATTACGTTAA
- a CDS encoding DUF6574 domain-containing protein yields the protein MKKCPECGAMLNVDVNFCTNCGADVRQVLQVEVNRSDIQTEIKRIQENADNQDSSDQLQQYWQWLVISWQHPFKEQVSVSWYGLVTLLIEDFLLALGLYIGTSNISNQYINGQQLPVFTGISLGTTFEIFFFVLLFEAAFAGTIYLVYLFIYGQRRSFISVFNHALQASNLNIILMLAAFIFMMLGIGGKVFAIMLCAVCFNIFVGAFVVVLLGDPNPVRDKMYGFMIAVVASFIVSAIWGTIVYNTIVLQVLSYFGRL from the coding sequence ATGAAGAAATGTCCCGAATGTGGAGCGATGCTCAATGTCGACGTTAACTTTTGTACTAATTGTGGTGCAGATGTTAGACAAGTTTTGCAAGTAGAAGTTAATCGCTCAGATATTCAAACTGAAATTAAACGGATACAAGAGAATGCTGATAACCAAGATTCTTCAGATCAGTTGCAGCAATATTGGCAGTGGCTAGTTATCTCGTGGCAGCATCCTTTTAAAGAACAGGTCAGTGTTAGTTGGTATGGTCTGGTTACACTGTTAATTGAAGATTTTTTGCTGGCATTGGGTTTATATATTGGCACGAGTAATATTTCCAATCAATATATTAATGGGCAACAATTACCAGTGTTTACAGGAATTTCTTTGGGGACAACATTTGAAATTTTCTTCTTTGTTCTATTGTTTGAAGCGGCTTTTGCTGGAACAATATATCTCGTCTACTTATTTATTTATGGGCAGAGAAGAAGTTTTATTTCGGTTTTTAATCACGCACTTCAGGCATCTAATCTGAATATTATTTTAATGTTGGCAGCTTTTATTTTTATGATGTTGGGAATTGGGGGCAAAGTTTTTGCGATAATGCTTTGTGCCGTGTGCTTTAATATTTTTGTTGGTGCGTTCGTAGTTGTGTTGCTTGGAGATCCTAATCCGGTGCGTGATAAAATGTATGGCTTTATGATTGCAGTCGTCGCCAGTTTTATTGTCAGTGCAATTTGGGGAACAATTGTTTACAATACAATTGTTTTGCAAGTGCTATCATACTTTGGAAGATTATGA